A region from the Cervus elaphus chromosome 10, mCerEla1.1, whole genome shotgun sequence genome encodes:
- the SPN gene encoding leukosialin, translating to MILLLLLFGSVGAKNMTEASPNSAPLWISETTTRSLSSVSGIPTFNSMTTSLTTNKVPEMGDNPGNQTFPLSSTPDTANVVSSPETSPAASRGSPVSESTIFQEDSTKKSTMPMKIPDGPSIPGVSVTKTIGFPTMTGETMATSPLETTNGTSGTPVTMATSPLDTSSGTSGTPVTMATSPLETTNGTSGTPVTMATSPLDTSSGTSGTPVTMATSPLETTNGTSGTPVTMATSPLDTSSGTSGTPVTMATSPLETTNGTNGTPVTMATSPLETTNGTSGTPVTMATSPLDTSSGTSGTPVTMATSPLETTNGTNGTPVTMATSPLETSSGTSKLLLTMAASSLEISGGTSRSPVTKATSSLETSSGTREPLVTTASNSLKTISMTSGSPVIMKTSSPEISKGTSGLLVTTPATSLKTPMGTSGSPSPGVTTSSRNTSTNISRRDKLIPAQGTKGTLLVAVLVALLVVIVLVALILLWRRRQKRKTGVLTLSRSGKRNGVVDAWAGVARVSDEEAMTATEGASGGNSDSNGPHREGSCQRPTLTTFFGRRKSRQGSVALEELKAGPASSLKGEEEPLVGNEDEGAEAPTSNGPEAKEVKTP from the coding sequence ATGatcctgcttctcctcctcttcGGGAGCGTGGGGGCaaaaaacatgactgaagcatctcCAAACAGCGCTCCTTTGTGGATATCTGAAACCACAACACGCTCTCTTTCTTCGGTCTCTGGGATCCCAACATTCAACTCAATGACAACCAGTCTTACAACAAACAAGGTCCCTGAGATGGGTGATAACCCTGGGAACCAGACTTTCCCGCTTTCCTCAACTCCCGATACAGCCAATGTGGTGTCCTCTCCTGAAACGTCCCCTGCTGCCAGCAGGGGCAGTCCTGTATCTGAGTCAACAATCTTCCAGGAAGATTCAACCAAGAAGTCAACAATGCCCATGAAAATCCCTGATGGCCCCAGCATACCTGGTGTCTCAGTAACGAAAACTATAGGATTCCCCACTATGACTGGTGAAACCATGGCAACTAGCCCCCTGGAGACCACCAATGGGACCAGTGGAACCCCTGTCACCATGGCAACTAGCCCTCTGGACACCTCCAGTGGGACCAGTGGAACCCCTGTCACCATGGCAACTAGCCCTCTGGAGACCACCAATGGGACCAGTGGAACCCCTGTCACCATGGCAACTAGCCCTCTGGACACCTCCAGTGGGACCAGTGGAACCCCTGTCACCATGGCAACTAGCCCTCTGGAGACCACCAATGGGACCAGTGGAACCCCTGTCACCATGGCAACTAGCCCTCTGGACACCTCCAGTGGGACCAGTGGAACCCCTGTCACCATGGCAACTAGCCCTCTGGAGACCACCAATGGGACCAATGGAACCCCTGTCACCATGGCAACTAGCCCCCTGGAGACCACCAATGGGACCAGTGGAACCCCTGTCACCATGGCAACTAGCCCTCTGGACACCTCCAGTGGGACCAGTGGAACCCCTGTCACCATGGCAACTAGCCCTCTGGAGACCACCAATGGGACCAATGGAACCCCTGTCACCATGGCAACTAGCCCTCTGGAGACCTCCAGTGGGACCAGCAAACTCCTATTAACTATGGCAGCTAGCTCTCTGGAGATCTCTGGTGGGACCAGTAGATCTCCTGTCACCAAGGCAACAAGCTCTCTGGAGACCTCCAGTGGAACCAGGGAACCCCTTGTCACCACGGCAAGTAACTCTCTGAAGACCATCAGTATGACCAGTGGATCCCCTGTCATCATGAAAACTAGCTCTCCTGAGATCTCCAAGGGGACCAGTGGACTCTTGGTCACCACGCCAGCTACCTCTCTGAAGACTCCCATGGGGACCAGTGGCTCCCCTAGCCCTGGAGTAACAACGTCCAGCCGAAATACCTCCACAAACATAAGCAGGAGGGACAAACTAATTCCAGCTCAGGGGACAAAGGGCACCCTGCTGGTGGCTGTGCTTGTGGCCCTGCTGGTGGTCATTGTCCTCGTGGCATTAATCCTGTTGTGGCGCCGGCGGCAGAAGCGgaagacaggagtcctgacactAAGCAGGAGTGGAAAACGCAACGGGGTGGTAGATGCCTGGGCTGGGGTCGCCCGGGTGTCTGATGAGGAGGCCATGACAGCAACAGAGGGAGCGTCTGGAGGTAACAGTGACTCTAATGGCCCCCACAGGGAGGGGTCTTGCCAGCGACCCACACTCACCACTTTCTTTGGTAGACGGAAGTCTCGCCAGGGCTCCGTGGCGCTGGAGGAGCTAAAGGCAGGGCCAGCCTCCAGCTTAAAGGGGGAAGAGGAGCCGCTGGTGGGCAACGAGGATGAGGGTGCAGAGGCCCCTACTTCTAATGGGCCAGAAGCGAAAGAGGTGAAGACCCCTTAA